The following are encoded together in the Thermococcus sibiricus MM 739 genome:
- a CDS encoding RAD55 family ATPase: MELIKTKIPQLDEALGGGILEDSIVLITYDTYSQGWTLAFEILRNRIEDGDFGVIINSVVPISMLNLELKRINFDLNEKGENGDLGIIDIFASFYGIEYEQPYIYYENMDQETYLPKFMALYRQMLKEKIKDRRPIGIQVTADGFAFLLGEERELRTFQKNLAEKENALIREKRKRPINITLLNRHRVSQRYLSWLSLYSQYQIDFNSQESQMEEKMLIRKSPLPSFKPTKLNFKIENGKVLIT; the protein is encoded by the coding sequence ATGGAACTCATAAAAACTAAGATTCCACAACTTGATGAAGCCCTTGGAGGGGGTATCCTAGAAGATAGTATTGTTTTAATAACATATGACACTTATTCGCAAGGTTGGACACTTGCTTTCGAGATTCTACGAAATCGAATAGAAGATGGAGACTTTGGAGTAATAATAAATTCAGTTGTTCCTATATCCATGCTCAACTTAGAATTGAAGAGGATTAACTTTGATCTCAATGAAAAAGGAGAAAATGGAGATCTGGGAATTATAGACATTTTTGCATCATTTTATGGGATAGAATACGAGCAACCATACATTTATTATGAAAATATGGATCAGGAGACTTATCTTCCAAAATTTATGGCTCTTTACAGGCAGATGCTAAAAGAGAAAATAAAAGATAGAAGACCCATAGGAATACAGGTAACCGCAGATGGGTTTGCATTTTTATTAGGAGAAGAAAGAGAGCTTAGAACTTTCCAAAAGAACCTGGCTGAAAAGGAAAATGCCTTAATTCGCGAAAAAAGGAAAAGACCAATAAATATAACCCTCCTCAATAGACACAGAGTATCTCAAAGGTACCTATCGTGGCTTTCCCTCTACAGCCAGTACCAAATAGATTTTAACTCACAAGAAAGCCAAATGGAGGAGAAAATGCTCATTAGAAAATCTCCCCTACCCAGCTTCAAACCAACCAAATTAAATTTCAAGATAGAAAACGGAAAAGTACTCATCACTTAG
- a CDS encoding TIGR00725 family protein has protein sequence MIQIAIAGSSDTEPLPKAVEKTKEFIKELAKYKDTVVLLTGGRGGIMEIASREFARFGGLVVGILPERQKGNEFNTIRIKTGMDFAERSAIMINSADVLVVLGGGIGTMVEALMAYDYSKVLVVVTDTGYPSDRLELLASNGYFDHKKLVQVHFTKSGKEAAKLALELAK, from the coding sequence ATGATTCAAATAGCTATTGCTGGTTCCAGCGATACTGAGCCCCTTCCTAAAGCTGTAGAAAAGACAAAGGAATTTATCAAAGAATTGGCAAAATATAAGGATACCGTGGTTCTCCTTACTGGGGGTAGAGGAGGTATTATGGAAATAGCAAGTAGGGAATTTGCAAGGTTTGGGGGGTTAGTGGTAGGAATACTCCCAGAAAGACAAAAAGGAAATGAGTTCAATACAATCAGGATAAAAACAGGTATGGACTTTGCCGAGAGAAGTGCAATCATGATTAACTCTGCTGATGTCTTGGTTGTTCTTGGGGGTGGAATTGGTACCATGGTAGAGGCCCTTATGGCCTATGATTACTCAAAGGTACTTGTTGTTGTTACGGATACGGGCTATCCAAGTGACCGCCTTGAACTTTTAGCTTCAAATGGGTATTTTGATCATAAAAAGCTGGTACAAGTCCATTTCACCAAAAGTGGGAAAGAAGCAGCTAAACTTGCATTAGAACTCGCTAAGTGA
- a CDS encoding site-2 protease family protein, whose translation MVNLITVLAVIVGFWGILYLIGGAYREEKEEGLQIDFFVALWRTKRFVDFIDRVGTRFRTFWKGYSTLAIGLGFVGMAYVFYTLFSLALQNLRTKVATPGVQLVIPGVTIPLWYGLIGLIVVMFVHELSHGFVARAENLPLKSVGLVLFFVIPGAFVEPDEEALNKAPLLSRLRVYAAGSMGNIVTAIVALLLLSFVLTPIIQPAGVEVSNLAESGPARDYLQKGDIIIGINGHEIKTVEEFFDIMNKTIAGQIIEVELLRNGNKLKFTIPLGSHPDNPEKGYLGVYPAQHIISKVGFDNIVLPVSFSLYWIYMLNLGIGLMNLFPIVPLDGGKMLDDSLKAFLPSRVAKSITYLFIGIGIFLLAVNLFPALKGLLG comes from the coding sequence ATGGTGAACTTGATTACAGTACTAGCAGTGATTGTTGGTTTTTGGGGCATACTTTACCTTATTGGGGGGGCATATAGGGAAGAGAAAGAAGAAGGCCTTCAGATTGATTTTTTCGTTGCTTTATGGAGAACCAAACGGTTTGTTGATTTTATAGATAGAGTGGGTACAAGATTTAGAACTTTTTGGAAGGGCTATTCTACACTGGCCATAGGGTTGGGTTTCGTAGGAATGGCATATGTGTTTTACACATTGTTTAGTCTCGCATTACAAAATCTCAGAACAAAAGTGGCAACTCCTGGAGTCCAATTAGTGATTCCCGGGGTTACAATTCCTTTGTGGTATGGATTAATTGGTCTGATCGTGGTTATGTTTGTTCATGAACTCAGTCATGGTTTTGTTGCGAGAGCTGAAAACTTACCTTTAAAGTCTGTAGGTCTTGTACTCTTTTTTGTAATTCCCGGAGCGTTTGTTGAGCCTGATGAGGAAGCATTAAATAAGGCGCCATTGTTAAGTCGTTTGAGGGTCTATGCTGCGGGGTCAATGGGGAATATTGTAACTGCAATTGTAGCACTTTTACTGTTAAGTTTTGTCTTGACACCTATTATACAGCCTGCTGGGGTTGAAGTTTCAAATTTAGCTGAAAGTGGGCCTGCTAGAGATTACCTGCAAAAGGGTGATATTATAATTGGAATAAATGGACATGAAATCAAAACTGTTGAAGAATTCTTTGATATAATGAACAAGACGATTGCAGGGCAAATTATAGAAGTTGAACTTCTTAGAAATGGTAATAAATTGAAATTTACCATCCCCTTGGGTTCACATCCTGATAACCCTGAAAAGGGGTATTTAGGGGTTTATCCAGCTCAGCACATAATTTCAAAGGTGGGTTTTGACAACATTGTCCTTCCAGTATCTTTCTCTCTCTACTGGATATACATGCTTAATTTAGGCATAGGTTTGATGAATCTCTTCCCAATAGTTCCTTTAGATGGAGGGAAGATGCTGGATGATAGCTTAAAGGCTTTCCTTCCATCTAGAGTTGCAAAGTCAATTACATATCTTTTCATTGGGATAGGCATCTTTCTGCTTGCCGTTAATCTCTTTCCGGCCTTAAAAGGACTTTTGGGGTGA